GAAGTGCCCGACATTCATGAGGCGGTCGCGGACCTGAAAGCGAAGGGTGCAACGGTGCTCGGCGAACCGCGCATCGGCGCACACGGCACGCCGATCGTCTTCGTCCATCCGAAGGATTTCGGCGGGATGCTGGTCGAACTGATGGAAACGCCACCCGGCGATCATTGAGACGGAGAGATACGTGCCTGAATTCGAAACGATCCTGGCCGAACGGCGCGGCGACGTGATGCTGATCACGCTTAACCGTCCGGAGCGCCTCAACGCCGCGCCGCCGCAAATGGCGGACGAGATCGGCGCGGTGCTCGATCACCTCGATGGCGCGCGCGCGATCGTCATCACCGGCGCGGGCCGGGCTTTCTGTTCGGGGGCGGATCTGCAGGCGCGCGGCGGTGGGTCGATCAGCGGCGGGCGCGGATCGTACAATGCGCTGACCCGCCATTATAATCCGACAATGATGAAGCTCGCCGAGCTTGAGGTGCCGATCATCACCGCGGTCAATGGTCCGGCGGCAGGCATCGGTTGCTCGATCGCACTGTCCGGCGACTTCGTGCTCGCCGGGCGCTCGGCTTATTTCCTTCAGGCGTTCGTCAATATCGGTCTGGTGCCCGATGGCGGTGCGTCATGGATGCTGACCCGCCTGGTCGGCAAGGCGCGCGCGACCGAGATGATGCTGCTCGGCGAAAAGATCGGCGGCGAGAAGGCCGAAAGCTGGGGGATGATTTACAAGTGCGTCGACGACGACGCGCTGCTTTACGATGCGATGGCGCTGGCCGATCGGCTTGCGGCCGGTCCGACGCTTGCGCTCGGCATCATGCGCCGCAATATCGCCGCCGCGATGGACGGCACTTATGCCGAGGCCCTGAGCCGCGAGGCCAATGGTCAGCGCCTCGCCGGCGACAGCGCCGATGCGATGGAGGGGGCGATGTCCTTCCTGCAGAAGCGCAAGCCTGCGTTCAAGGGCGGCTGAAATAGTGGCGATCGCTTATTATCTTTCCCACCCAGAGGTCAGTGTCGATC
This portion of the Sphingomonas sp. So64.6b genome encodes:
- a CDS encoding enoyl-CoA hydratase-related protein produces the protein MLITLNRPERLNAAPPQMADEIGAVLDHLDGARAIVITGAGRAFCSGADLQARGGGSISGGRGSYNALTRHYNPTMMKLAELEVPIITAVNGPAAGIGCSIALSGDFVLAGRSAYFLQAFVNIGLVPDGGASWMLTRLVGKARATEMMLLGEKIGGEKAESWGMIYKCVDDDALLYDAMALADRLAAGPTLALGIMRRNIAAAMDGTYAEALSREANGQRLAGDSADAMEGAMSFLQKRKPAFKGG